The following proteins are encoded in a genomic region of Chelmon rostratus isolate fCheRos1 chromosome 3, fCheRos1.pri, whole genome shotgun sequence:
- the frem3 gene encoding FRAS1-related extracellular matrix protein 3, producing the protein MAGCLRSSPPCQKWALLRCLLVTFALSFCFASVHAEPFEPAHLYHHRSGPNEDNIIIANNGIRVPFGRSVSLDPVNDLVTDVQPGDRCHITVLDNDPLAQKPGMLTPKKFPCSFGPDDVKYTHFGSRSPSKDRVKLQLRYDSQTDTVIIPFMLEVEVVFQQLEILTRNMPLNVEKLSGDSNPIDKKGLEFSFEDGVTQCKITTLLGEGGLPRYGTLLNNPSNGQMVDCEEFVKQGIRYKHTAKTNSPNRDYIPMMVELQDNEGNTIMQEHFQMMVRIREGAENTAPKPSFVAMMMMEVDQFVMTAITNDMLAAEDVESDPDDLIFNITSPLGPQQGYIISTDDQNLPITSFYQRDIKDLKIAYKPPSEDSEVERIFQLELEIVDTDGAVSDTFAFMIVVKPMNTLAPVATKNTGQLLFEGQSRALSSSQNLEISDEDNLEDVRITVVDGLKHGVLTILGTRRKFFTPADLDAGIVVYQHDGSDTYSDNIIFRMTDGSNEVEFLFPITIAPTDDEPPIINANTGLVLFKNEVMQISPFILSATDIDSEDSTIKFILEAPYSTVGELLLRQVEPPSDPSLWKFSETDEMFEQVVTEWFQQDILDGKLFYRHIGPHSTTTVIDHFVFRVQDDNDPPNQSGEHMFTIKIHPVDDLVPELFPGTTLHMTVQEYELTHFKKKFLCYSDLDSDDRDLKYTIIKSPTDTDENNPVPLGEIVLTDSPDTVITEFTQAQVNHHKVAYRPPDQELGITPKVAQFTFTVEDTAGNTVDGLFTIFLQPVDNKPPLITNAGFTVMERSTHVITRKELHGTDTDTDDENIVFTLTQIPVYGQLQYLGIDMSNGETFVLEDIANGRITYIHGGEESLSDVIKLDVSDGFHEVPITIKINIDPVDDETPTIMLPAGLLGASIDVLENGATEITSNVIQGRDEDTDDLVLTFIVEEPPRLGEILVNGAPTERFTQEDIINGVVVYAHTSGEIGPVKEHDSFNLTLSDLSDQWVVGGNKVQGVTVYVTILPVDSIPPIVSVGEQFVAVEGEKNVITLDHIQAEDIDTANEDILCTIIVQPTSGYVENISPAAGSEKSRAGTAITAFSIKDIALGHIYYVQSIHKGVEPVEDRFTFRCSDGINFSERHFFPIVIIPANDEKPEIFIREFVVMEGMSLVIDTPILNAADADIPGDELHFEIIKNPKHGTIVQQLSTGTIPVENFNLEQIKEASNIVYEHDDSETKEDSFEIRLSDGKHKVEKTVLIMVIPVDDETPRMAINDGLDVEIGETKVISNRVLKATDLDSEDKELTYVVRYGPGQGYLQRISKFGDVLGNITLGMNFTQDEIDKQLIQYVHTGQEGIRDLLKFDVTDGINPLIDRYFYINIGSIDMVFPDVINKGVTLKEGGKVTLTTDLLSTTDINSPDEYLSFSITRAPSRGHLESTDFPGVPISTFTQLQLAGNKIYYIHTSDDEMKMDSFEFEVTDGYNPVFRTFRVSITDVDNKKPVLTINKLVVEEGETKLITPFELTAEDRDTPDNLLRFIVTQVPVHGQLLFNNTKPIATFSKQDLNENLISYKHDGTETNEDSFSFTVTDGTHTDFYVFPDTVYETRKPQMMMIHINTVDNGVPQIVVNKAAASLKVLQTGHLGFLITSKALRSEDRDSVQRVLKYTVSQAPVHGFIINTGQGNDSVKTFTQADINDMKICYVLLDGSNATSDIFYFTVEDKGGNKLKPQPFRLNWAWISLEREYYLVDEDAKFLEVTLKRRGYLGETSFVSIATKDGTAEKDKDFRGKAQKQVQFNPGQTTATWKVKIFTDQEFETSETFEIQLSDPVMAVLEFPDTATVEIVDPGDESTVFIPQAEFKIEEDVGELLVPVRRSGDASQELMVVCYTQQATATGTIPSTVLSYSDYITRPEDHTSVLRFDKDEREKLCRVIIIDDSLYEEEESFNVSLSMPMGGQVGTNFPTAKVTILADSDDEPSLYFGEPEYVVDESSGYVEVKVWRTGTDLSKTATVTVRSRKSDPVSAEAGLDYVGISRNLDFAPGVTMQTFRVTILDDLGQPELEGPETFDLVLRMPMNAVLGEPSKTIITINDTFTDLPKVQFKEGSYKVDESDGEVTAIVYRSGDINLRSTVRCYTRQGSAQVMMDYSERPNTDASIITFLPGETEKPCVVSLMDDSVHEEDEEFRLVLGTPKSKSPYGASIGEQKEALVVVTDEKDKPIIRFSEIKYSVREPQVKGDIAIVKIPILRVGDTSKVSVVRVHTKDGSATSGEDYNPLSEDVEFKEGEKEHFVEIEILYDGQREMREAFTVHMKPDDNMVAEIQMNKAIVYIEEMDSVADVTFPAVPQVVSLLMYDDTAKTKDKPHPPNGYPVVCVTACNPKYHDFDKTGSICSAENINDTLTQYRWLVSAPTGSDGVTSPMREVDTNTFFTNTKSITLDSIYFQAGSRVQCAARAFNANGDAGLELSSPIVVISKEEGMCQPRVQGTVGAEPFSAKIRYTGPDDPDFPNLIKLTVNMPHMDGMLPVISTRPLSNFELTLSPDGTRVGNHRCSNLLDFNEIQTGHGFITDATKNPEIIGETSPYQYSTVMRSANSLRFYRNLNLEACLWEFTSYYDMSELLNDCGGSIGTDGQVLNLVQSYVTLRVPLFVSYVFHSPVAVGGWQHFDLLSELKLTFVYDTAILWQDGIGSPPEAELQGAMYPTSMRINEEGRLVVNFKTEARFRGQFVMSHPGTSVSSMVMCADHPGLTFSLSLVRTEPTYNQPMQQWSFVSDFAVRDYSGTYTVKMTPCIASPNGEFSIPPVCHPREPLTFDMDIRFQQVSDPVAAEFSLNTQMFLLSKKELWLSDGSMGFGEGTDAAFSDGSTIYGRVMVDPVQNLGDSFSCSIEKVFLCTGADGYVPKYNPTNKEYGCLADAPSLLYRFKILDKAQPETQAVAFGDVAFKATLAQDTPGGLPLIRQPGSDGFTLSSSPLFQVAAGREWFIHTIYTVRSRENANRNIGKRSVEYLHHSMSSVEQPKTANMAAHRHRRAAPTFSNPPLTQDIGVDNNRGTNIQHIALDRADRMLVSQRQPWSPNRDPILERPLLESSGREPADSSTLPMLVGLAGLILLICLIATIVILLLRRKKREKKTQLPPYTTSSSSAYSGYSQPASMWSSSDSSEV; encoded by the exons ATGGCTGGTTGTCTGCGAAGTTCCCCACCTTGTCAAAAGTGGGCActtttgagatgcctgcttgTGACATTTGCTCTCAGCTTCTGTTTTGCCTCAGTACATGCAGAGCCATTTGAACCAGCTCACCTTTATCACCACAGATCTGGACCTAATGAAGACAATATCATCATCGCTAACAATGGGATCAGGGTGCCTTTTGGCAGGTCTGTGTCCCTGGACCCTGTGAATGACCTGGTAACAGACGTGCAGCCTGGTGACCGTTGCCATATCACAGTTTTGGACAATGACCCACTGGCCCAGAAGCCTGGGATGCTGACCCCTAAAAAGTTCCCCTGTTCTTTTGGACCAGATGACGTGAAATACACTCATTTTGGATCTCGGAGCCCCAGCAAGGATcgagtgaagctgcagcttcgttatgactctcagacagacacagttatcATCCCTTTCATGCTGGAAGTGGAGGTGGTTTTCCAGCAGCTTGAGATCCTTACCAGGAATATGCCCCTTAATGTTGAAAAGCTCAGTGGTGACAGCAACCCTATTGATAAGAAGGGCCTGGAGTTTTCCTTTGAGGACGGTGTCACACAGTGTAAGATCACCACTCTGCTTGGCGAAGGAGGTCTCCCCAGGTATGGCACTCTTTTGAATAACCCCTCAAATGGCCAAATGGTTGACTGTGAAGAGTTTGTGAAACAGGGAATTCGGTACAAGCACACAGCTAAAACCAACTCACCAAACAGAGACTATATTCCAATGATGGTAGAGCTGCAGGATAACGAAGGCAACACCATAATGCAAGAGCATTTCCAAATGATGGTTAGAATCAGAGAGGGTGCAGAGAATACTGCTCCTAAACCCAGCTTTGTGgctatgatgatgatggaggttGATCAGTTTGTGATGACAGCTATTACAAATGACATGCTGGCTGCTGAAGATGTTGAATCTGACCCAGATGATTTAATCTTCAACATTACTTCACCGCTGGGCCCCCAGCAGGGCTATATCATCAGCACAGATGATCAGAACCTGCCTATCACCTCTTTCTATCAGCGAGACATCAAAGATCTTAAAATAGCTTATAAGCCACCCTCAGAGGACTCAGAGGTAGAGAGGATTTTCCAGCTAGAGCTTGAAATTGTAGACACTGATGGTGCTGTGTCTGATACATTTGCGTTTATGATTGTGGTGAAGCCTATGAATACCTTGGCTCCTGTAGCAACCAAAAATACAGGGCAGCTATTGTTTGAAGGGCAGTCCCGAGCTCTCTCCAGCTCCCAGAATTTAGAGATTAGTGATGAGGATAACCTGGAAGATGTGAGAATAACTGTTGTTGATGGCTTGAAGCATGGAGTCCTGACCATACTCGGCACTCGCAGGAAATTCTTTACACCTGCTGATCTGGATGCAGGCATTGTGGTTTACCAGCATGATGGCAGCGATACCTATAGTGACAACATTATTTTCAGAATGACTGATGGCAGTAATGAAGTGGAGTTTTTGTTCCCAATCACTATTGCTCCAACTGATGATGAGCCACCGATTATCAATGCTAACACCGGCCTGGTGCTATTCAAGAATGAAGTCATGCAgatctctcccttcatcctgAGCGCCACAGATATTGATTCAGAAGATTCCACCATTAAGTTTATCTTGGAAGCCCCTTACTCCACTGTTGGGGAGCTCCTGCTAAGGCAAGTGGAGCCTCCCTCTGACCCTTCTCTCTGGAAGTTCAGCGAGACAGATGAGATGTTTGAGCAAGTGGTGACTGAATGGTTTCAGCAGGATATTCTTGATGGAAAACTGTTCTATCGTCACATTGGACCCCATAGTACCACCACCGTGATTGATCATTTTGTGTTCCGTGTCCAAGATGACAATGACCCTCCTAATCAATCAGGTGAACATATGTTCACGATCAAAATACATCCTGTTGATGACCTTGTCCCAGAGCTTTTTCCGGGCACCACCCTTCACATGACAGTTCAGGAGTATGAGCTGACACACTTCAAGAAGAAATTCTTGTGTTATAGTGATCTAGATTCAGATGATAGGGATCTGAAGTACACCATCATTAAGTCCCCAACTGACACAGATGAGAACAATCCAGTCCCCTTGGGGGAAATTGTACTGACTGACAGCCCTGACACTGTAATTACAGAGTTCACACAGGCCCAGGTTAATCACCACAAAGTAGCTTACAGGCCTCCGGACCAGGAACTGGGCATCACTCCAAAAGTGGCTCAGTTCACATTCACTGTGGAAGACACTGCTGGTAACACAGTAGATGGACTATTCACCATTTTCCTGCAGCCGGTCGACAACAAACCCCCACTTATCACCAATGCAGGGTTCACTGTTATGGAAAGAAGTACACATGTCATCACTAGGAAAGAGCTTCATGgcacagacacagatacagacgATGAAAATATTGTCTTCACCTTGACCCAGATTCCAGTGTATGGGCAGTTGCAGTACTTGGGGATCGACATGTCAAACGGCGAAACATTCGTACTTGAAGACATTGCAAATGGTCGCATAACTTACATCCATGGTGGAGAGGAATCCCTCAGTGATGTCATTAAGCTTGATGTCAGCGATGGTTTTCATGAGGTTCCTATCACCATTAAGATCAACATTGACCCAGTTGATGATGAGACCCCCACTATTATGCTCCCAGCTGGTCTGCTTGGAGCATCCATCGATGTACTGGAGAACGGAGCAACAGAGATTACAAGTAATGTCATTCAGGGTCGTGATGAAGACACAGATGACCTCGTGCTCACTTTCATTGTTGAAGAGCCTCCCAGGCTGGGAGAAATCCTGGTTAATGGTGCTCCCACTGAGAGATTCACCCAGGAAGACATCATTAACGGGGTAGTGGTGTATGCTCACACATCTGGTGAAATCGGACCTGTCAAAGAACATGACTCCTTCAACCTTACTTTGTCTGATTTGTCAGATCAGTGGGTTGTTGGCGGCAACAAGGTCCAAGGTGTGACAGTTTATGTCACCATCCTTCCTGTTGACAGCATTCCACCTATTGTCAGTGTTGGAGAGCAGTTTGTTGCAGTGGAAGGGGAGAAGAATGTCATTACTTTGGACCACATCCAAGCTGAGGATATTGACACTGCCAATGAAGATATCCTGTGCACCATAATCGTTCAACCGACATCTGGTTATGTGGAGAACATCTCCCCAGCCGCAGGCTCTGAGAAATCCAGGGCTGGGACAGCCATCACTGCCTTTAGCATTAAAGATATTGCCCTCGGTCATATCTACTATGTCCAAAGCATCCACAAAGGGGTTGAGCCTGTTGAAGATCGTTTTACCTTCCGCTGCTCAGATGGTATTAATTTCTCTGAACGCCACTTCTTCCCCATAGTCATCATTCCAGCCAATGATGAGAAGCCTGAGATTTTCATCCGTGAGTTTGTTGTTATGGAGGGCATGAGTTTGGTCATTGACACACCAATTCTGAATGCAGCTGATGCTGACATCCCTGGGGATGAGCTGCACTTTGAGATCATCAAAAACCCTAAACATGGTACAATAGTTCAGCAGCTCAGCACTGGCACTATCCCTGTGGAAAATTTCAACTTGGAACAGATCAAAGAGGCGTCCAACATTGTCTATGAACACGATGACTCAGAGACCAAAGAGGACAGCTTTGAAATCAGGCTCTCAGATGGAAAACATAAGGTGGAAAAAACAGTTCTTATAATGGTTATTCCTGTTGATGACGAGACACCGAGGATGGCCATAAATGATGGCCTTGATGTTGAGATTGGAGAGACAAAAGTCATCAGCAACAGGGTTTTGAAGGCCACAGATCTTGACTCTGAAGACAAAGAACTAACATATGTTGTGCGCTATGGCCCTGGTCAAGGCTACCTTCAACGTATCAGCAAGTTTGGTGATGTTTTAGGTAATATTACCCTCGGGATGAACTTCACACAGGACGAAATCGACAAACAGCTCATCCAGTATGTACACACAGGCCAGGAGGGAATCCGTGACCTCCTGAAGTTTGATGTCACAGATGGCATCAATCCCCTTATTGACCGTTACTTTTACATCAACATTGGAAGCATTGACATGGTCTTTCCAGATGTTATCAACAAAGGGGTGACTCtaaaagaaggagggaaagtaACTCTTACCACTGACCTTCTCAGCACGACCGACATTAACAGTCCTGATGAATACCTCAGCTTTAGCATCACAAGAGCGCCTAGTAGAGGCCACTTAGAGAGCACTGACTTCCCAGGTGTTCCCATTTCCACCTTCACCCAACTGCAGCTTGCTGGCAACAAGATCTACTACATTCACACCTCTGATGATGAGATGAAAATGGACAGCTTTGAGTTTGAGGTGACAGATGGTTACAATCCTGTCTTCCGTACCTTCAGAGTGTCCATCACTGATGTAGACAATAAGAAGCCTGTCTTGACTATAAACAAACTGGTTGTGGAAGAGGGAGAAACCAAGCTCATCACACCATTTGAGTTGACAGCTGAGGACCGTGACACCCCAGACAACCTATTGCGCTTCATAGTCACCCAAGTGCCAGTGCACGGGCAGCTGCTTTTCAACAACACCAAACCAATTGCAACCTTTTCCAAGCAGGACCTAAACGAGAACCTCATCAGCTATAAACATGATGGCACTGAGACCAACGAAGACAGCTTCTCCTTCACTGTCACAGATGGCACTCACACTGATTTTTATGTCTTTCCTGACACTGTGTACGAGACACGCAAGCcccagatgatgatgattcacatCAATACTGTGGACAACGGTGTGCCCCAGATTGTGGTTAACAAAGCTGCTGCCTCACTGAAGGTCCTCCAAACAGGCCACCTGGGCTTCCTGATCACCAGCAAGGCCCTTCGATCAGAGGACCGCGACAGCGTCCAGAGAGTTCTTAAATACACAGTGTCTCAGGCTCCCGTGCATGGCTTCATCATCAACACTGGCCAGGGCAATGACAGCGTGAAGACCTTCACACAAG CTGATATCAATGACATGAAGATCTGTTACGTGCTGTTGGATGGGAGCAACGCCACAAGTGATATCTTCTACTTCACAGTTGAAGACAAAG gTGGAAACAAGCTAAAGCCGCAGCCATTCCGGCTCAACTGGGCCTGGATCTCTCTGGAGAGGGAATACTATTTAGTGGATGAGGACGCCAAATTCCTGGAGGTGACACTGAAACGCAGAGGCTACCTGGGGGAAACCTCCTTTGTCA gtaTTGCCACCAAGGATGGAACCGCTGAGAAGGACAAAGACTTCCGTGGCAAAGCCCAGAAGCAGGTCCAGTTCAACCCCGGCCAGACTACTGCAACCTGGAAGGTGAAGATCTTCACAGACCAGGAGTTTGAGACCTCGGAGACCTTTGAGATTCAGCTGTCAGACCCAGTCATGGCTGTGCTGGAGTTTCCCGACACAGCAACAGTGGAGATTGTGGATCCGGGAGATG AATCGACTGTCTTCATTCCTCAGGCAGAGTTCAAGATTGAGGAGGACGTTGGGGAGCTGCTGGTGCCGGTGCGACGTTCAGGAGACGCCAGCCAGGAGCTCATGGTCGTCTGTTACACTCAGCAAG CGACGGCCACTGGCACCATACCCAGCACCGTGCTGTCCTACTCCGATTACATCACCCGACCTGAGGACCACACCAGCGTGCTGCGCTTTGACAAGGACGAGCGAGAGAAGCTCTGTCGCGTCATCATCATCGATGACTCCCTgtatgaggaggaagagagcttCAACGTCAGCCTCAGCATGCCCATGGGAGGCCAGGTGGGCACCAACTTCCCAACCGCCAAGGTCACCATCTTGGCAGACAGCGACGATG AGCCCTCGCTGTATTTTGGGGAACCTGAGTACGTCGTGGATGAGAGTTCAGGCTACGTTGAGGTGAAGGTCTGGAGGACAGGGACTGACCTGTCCAAGACAGCTACTGTCACTGTCCGCTCCAGGAAGAGCGATCCCGTCTCTGCAGAAG CTGGACTAGACTACGTCGGCATCAGTCGCAACTTAGACTTTGCTCCTGGAGTGACAATGCAGACGTTTAGAGTGACCATCCTGGATGATCTGGGTCAGCCCGAGCTGGAGGGGCCTGAGACCTTTGACCTCGTGTTACGGATGCCCATGAATGCTGTGCTGGGAGAACCAAGCAagaccatcatcaccatcaatGATACATTCACTGACC TGCCGAAGGTTCAGTTTAAAGAAGGAAGCTACAAGGTGGACGAGTCTGACGGGGAGGTGACAGCCATAGTGTACCGCAGTGGAGACATTAACCTCAGGTCCACGGTGCGCTGTTACACTCGCCAAGGCTCTGCTCAGGTCATGATGGACTACAGTGAAAGACCCAATACTGACGCGTCGATCATCACTTTCCTACCAG GTGAAACTGAGAAGCCGTGTGTGGTTAGCCTGATGGACGactccgtccatgaggaggatgaggagttCCGCCTCGTCCTGGGAACTCCAAAGAGCAAGTCTCCCTATGGAGCGTCTATCGGGGAGCAGAAGGAGGCGCTGGTCGTGGTCACAGACGAGAAAGACA AGCCCATCATCCGCTTCTCTGAGATCAAGTACAGTGTACGTGAACCTCAGGTCAAAGGTGACATAGCTATAGTGAAGATTCCTATTCTGCGTGTTGGAGACACCTCAAAGGTCTCAGTGGTGAGAGTGCACACCAAGGACGGCTCGGCAACCTCCGGAGAGGACTACAACCCGCTGTCAGAGG ACGTTGAGTTCAAGGAGGGCGAGAAGGAACACTTTGTGGAGATTGAGATCCTCTATGACGGccaaagagagatgagagaggccTTCACTGTACACATGAAGCCGGATGACAACATGGTGGCTGAAATTCAG ATGAACAAGGCCATTGTGTACATTGAGGAGATGGACAGTGTGGCAGATGTTACCTTCCCTGCCGTGCCCCAGGTGGTTTCCCTGCTCATGTATGACGACACAGCTAAAACCAAAGACAAGCCTCACCCGCCCAATGGGTACCCTGTCGTGTGTGTGACG GCTTGCAACCCGAAGTACCACGACTTCGACAAAACTGGGTCCATCTGCTCTGCGGAGAACATCAACGACACTCTCACTCAATATCGCTGGCTGGTCAGCGCCCCCACCGGGTCCGATGGAGTGACCAGCCCCATGAGGGAGGTGGACACTAATACTTTCTTCACCAACACCAAGTCCATCACGTTGGATTCGATCTACTTCCAGGCCGGTTCAAGGGTCCAGTGTGCAGCAAGAGCCTTCAATGCCAATGGAGATGCCGGCCTGGAGCTGTCCAGCCCCATTGTCGTGATTAGCAAGGAGGAGG GTATGTGTCAGCCTCGTGTCCAAGGCACCGTTGGAGCGGAACCCTTCTCTGCTAAGATCCGCTACACCGGCCCAGATGACCCGGACTTCCCCAACCTCATTAAATTGACTGTCAACATGCCTCACATGGATG GCATGTTGCCAGTGATCTCCACAAGACCCCTGTCCAACTTCGAGCTCACCCTGAGCCCAGACGGCACACGTGTGGGCAACCATCGCTGCTCCAACTTGCTGGACTTTAACGAGATCCAAACTGGCCATGGCTTCATCACCGACGCAACCAAGAACCCTGAAATCATTGGCGAGACTTCACCCTACCAGTACAGCACAGTTATGCGCTCCGCCAACTCTCTGCGCTTCTACAGGAACCTCAACTTGGAGGCCTGCCTCTGGGAGTTCACCAGCTACTACGACAtgtcagagctgctgaatgACTGCGGAGGCTCTATAGGCACAGACGGACAG GTGCTGAACCTGGTCCAGTCCTACGTCACCCTGCGCGttcctctgtttgtgtcctACGTCTTCCACTCTCCAGTGGCTGTGGGTGGCTGGCAGCACTTTGACCTGCTGTCAGAGCTCAAACTCACCTTTGTGTACGATACTGCCATTCTGTGGCAGGACGGCATCGGCAGCCCACCTGAGGCTGAGCTACAAG GAGCCATGTACCCAACCAGTATGCGTATAAACGAGGAGGGACGACTGGTGGTCAATTTCAAGACAGAGGCTCGCTTCAGGGGACAGTTTGTTATGTCTCATCCAG GAACCAGCGTGTCGTCCATGGTGATGTGTGCTGACCACCCTGGACTCACGTTCAGTCTGTCCCTGGTCAGGACTGAGCCAACGTACAACCAGCCCATGCAGCAGTGGAGTTTTGTCTCAGACTTTGCT GTGCGGGACTACTCTGGGACCTACACAGTGAAGATGACCCCCTGCATCGCATCACCCAATGGGGAGTTCAGCATCCCTCCTGTCTGCCACCCAAGAGAGCCGCTGACGTTTGACATGGACATTCGCTTCCAGCAG GTGAGTGACCCAGTTGCAGCAGAGTTCAGCCTCAACACTCAGATGTTCCTGCTGTCCAAGAAGGAGTTGTGGTTGTCTGACGGCTCCATGGGCTTTGGAGAAGGGACGGATGCTGCTTTTTCTGACG GATCCACTATCTACGGTCGTGTGATGGTGGACCCAGTGCAGAACCTGGGCGACTCCTTCTCCTGCAGCATTGAGAAAGTCTTCCTCTGCACTGGAGCAGATGGCTACGTTCCCAAGTACAACCCCACCAACAAGGAGTATGGCTGCCTGGCAGATGCTCCCTCTTTGCTTTACAGATTCAAGATCCTG GACAAGGCCCAGCCAGAGACTCAAGCTGTAGCGTTTGGTGATGTTGCGTTTAAGGCCACACTGGCTCAAGACACACCTGGAGGTCTGCCTTTGATTAGACAACCAGGATCAGATGGCTTCACACTCTCCTCATCCCCACTTTTCCAG gtGGCTGCTGGTCGAGAATGGTTCATTCACACTATTTACACTGTTCGCTCCCGAGAAAATGCCAACCGCAACATTGGCAAGCGCAGTGTGGAGTACCTGCATCACAGCATGTCCTCTGTTGAGCAGCCAAAGACCGCCAACATGGCCGCTCACCGCCACCGCCGTGCCGCCCCTACTTTCTCCAACCCTCCTCTTACCCAGGACATAGGTGTCGACAACAACCGGGGCACCAACATCCAGCACATCGCTCTGGACCGAGCGGACCGCATGCTGGTCAGCCAGCGCCAGCCCTGGTCCCCCAACCGTGACCCCATCCTggagcgccccctgctggagagTTCTGGCAGAGAGCCGGCTGACTCCTCCACCTTGCCCATGCTAGTGGGCCTGGCAGGTCTGATCCTCCTCATCTGCCTCATCGCCACCATTGTGATTCTGCTGCTGCGGCGcaagaagagggaaaagaagacCCAGCTCCCCCCTTacaccacctcctcttcttctgcctACAGCGGCTACAGCCAGCCAGCGAGCATGTGGAGCAGCTCAGACAGCTCTGAGGTCTAG